A part of Desulfotomaculum nigrificans DSM 574 genomic DNA contains:
- a CDS encoding GerAB/ArcD/ProY family transporter has translation MREEGKISAYQAMVYQVSIVLATAILFVPTITTRHAKQDAWLSVIMACIFGCLQVCTAVSLSRRFPNASVVQYTPLILGKVPGKVVGFVYLFYFFYVGYFILQEFAALMCSSYMLRTPSIVFMLVLSLLAAYAAYGGLEVICRTSSIVLTVVMATLVLIAALIIKDIKIWRFLPVLENGFGPMLLGAISPGGWFGETAVILMLYPFINNKEKVVKTSFLAILILFITMEVVVTGAIGLLGPTETASFLFPTFNMARRIKLEALPFLERLDALFMMVWVAAMLIKLTTFFFAGVLALSQWLNVKDYRPLILPSMAIMVALAVQAWKNITELFTFSREVFPLTIIFVNFIITFFLLIIAGFRNISTRNT, from the coding sequence ATGCGGGAGGAAGGAAAAATTTCGGCCTATCAGGCTATGGTTTATCAAGTGAGCATTGTTTTGGCTACAGCCATCTTATTCGTCCCGACTATTACAACAAGGCATGCAAAGCAGGATGCCTGGCTGTCCGTAATCATGGCCTGTATTTTTGGCTGTCTTCAGGTTTGTACAGCCGTCAGCCTGTCCCGGCGCTTCCCGAATGCATCGGTTGTGCAGTATACACCACTAATTCTCGGTAAGGTGCCGGGCAAGGTGGTGGGATTTGTTTATCTCTTCTATTTCTTCTACGTTGGTTATTTCATATTGCAAGAATTTGCCGCCCTGATGTGTTCCTCCTATATGCTGCGAACGCCTTCTATTGTTTTTATGCTTGTTCTTTCTCTGCTTGCTGCTTATGCGGCTTATGGCGGGCTTGAGGTGATCTGCCGGACGAGCTCTATTGTTTTGACGGTTGTAATGGCAACGCTGGTATTAATAGCTGCCTTAATTATCAAAGATATTAAAATATGGCGCTTCTTACCTGTTCTGGAGAACGGGTTCGGCCCAATGTTGCTGGGAGCAATTTCACCCGGCGGATGGTTTGGGGAAACCGCCGTGATCCTGATGCTCTACCCATTTATAAATAATAAAGAAAAAGTGGTTAAGACCAGCTTCCTGGCCATTCTAATCCTTTTTATAACCATGGAGGTGGTAGTTACCGGAGCAATTGGACTACTCGGCCCGACGGAAACAGCCTCTTTTCTTTTCCCCACCTTCAATATGGCCCGTCGGATTAAATTAGAGGCGCTACCGTTTTTGGAACGGCTGGATGCTCTTTTCATGATGGTCTGGGTGGCGGCTATGCTGATTAAGTTAACCACTTTCTTTTTCGCCGGGGTGCTTGCCCTGTCGCAGTGGCTCAACGTCAAAGACTATCGCCCGTTAATCTTACCCTCCATGGCCATAATGGTAGCGCTGGCGGTACAGGCCTGGAAAAATATTACCGAGTTATTTACTTTTTCCAGAGAAGTATTCCCCTTAACTATTATTTTTGTCAATTTTATAATCACCTTTTTTCTTTTAATCATCGCCGGTTTTCGCAATATTTCCACCAGGAATACATGA
- a CDS encoding spore germination protein, with protein MRKRIVKKLHRLIRNYACKTTEKNICPDDMDWVHQTAVEKYDLERIPIEADLAANIKRLKGIYGVCPDFIIRQFEIGGGIAEAAVIFLDGMVERVLLSENLLKPLMIHYRPLKPVQGSFLEQILRVVLPVDVVRKCVNLHDVIDHVMEGAVVLLVDGEPRGLALEAAGFKTRVPEEPMTEAVVRGPREGFTEALHTNITLLRRRLKTPNLLLESMVLGRISHTQVVVGYVRGLAAPELVAEVRERLQRIDIDGILESNYLEEMLRDHPLSFFPQAITTERPDRVAANLLEGRVAIFTENTPHVLILPGEFVAHMQSPEDFYHHFVLGVSIRLLRWSAFAVSLLLPSIYVAVTTFHQEMIPTRLLLSIVAAREGVPFPAVVEALVMEIAFEILREAGVRLPRAVGQAVSIVGALVIGEAAVTAGIVSPLMVIVVALTGISSFLSPSFDLAISIRILRFIMMILAGLLGLFGVAAGVLAILIHLSGMRSFGVPYLAGLTPFHPDDWKDVFIRAPIWVMSRRPAELSKSNRKRQAPGLKPEPPDRHHQGGRS; from the coding sequence GTGCGAAAGCGTATTGTAAAAAAGCTGCACCGTTTGATCCGGAATTATGCATGTAAGACCACAGAAAAAAACATCTGCCCGGATGACATGGACTGGGTTCATCAAACTGCTGTGGAAAAGTACGATTTGGAGCGTATTCCCATCGAGGCGGACCTGGCGGCCAATATTAAGCGTCTGAAGGGAATATACGGTGTTTGTCCGGATTTCATTATCCGACAGTTTGAAATAGGAGGCGGCATCGCGGAAGCGGCGGTAATTTTCCTGGATGGTATGGTAGAACGGGTACTTTTAAGCGAAAACCTGCTCAAACCGTTAATGATCCATTACAGGCCACTTAAACCAGTGCAGGGTTCCTTCCTGGAGCAAATTTTACGTGTTGTCCTTCCCGTGGACGTGGTCAGAAAGTGTGTTAACCTGCACGACGTAATCGATCATGTTATGGAAGGCGCTGTTGTTCTTTTAGTGGACGGCGAACCAAGGGGTCTGGCGCTGGAGGCCGCCGGGTTTAAAACCCGTGTTCCGGAAGAACCGATGACAGAAGCGGTGGTACGGGGGCCCCGGGAGGGATTTACCGAAGCTTTGCATACCAACATTACCCTTCTGCGACGGCGGCTCAAGACGCCAAACCTGCTACTGGAAAGCATGGTCCTCGGACGGATCAGCCATACGCAGGTTGTGGTGGGATACGTCAGGGGCCTGGCTGCGCCGGAACTGGTTGCCGAAGTCAGGGAGAGGCTTCAGCGTATCGATATCGACGGTATTCTCGAATCAAATTACCTGGAGGAAATGCTGCGGGATCATCCTCTTTCCTTTTTCCCGCAGGCCATTACTACCGAACGGCCGGACCGGGTGGCAGCCAACCTGCTTGAAGGACGGGTAGCTATATTCACTGAAAACACACCTCATGTCCTCATTTTGCCAGGTGAATTTGTAGCCCACATGCAGAGCCCGGAGGATTTTTACCACCACTTTGTCCTGGGCGTTTCTATTCGCCTTTTGCGCTGGAGCGCTTTCGCCGTTTCTCTTCTCCTCCCGTCCATTTATGTGGCTGTGACCACCTTCCATCAGGAAATGATTCCCACCAGGCTTCTTTTAAGCATCGTCGCCGCACGTGAGGGGGTGCCTTTCCCGGCCGTGGTGGAAGCACTGGTGATGGAAATTGCCTTCGAAATTTTAAGGGAGGCCGGTGTGCGTTTGCCCAGGGCGGTAGGTCAGGCAGTAAGCATTGTCGGTGCGCTGGTGATCGGTGAAGCAGCGGTAACGGCAGGTATAGTATCGCCGCTGATGGTAATTGTGGTGGCCTTAACAGGGATTTCCTCCTTTCTCTCACCTTCCTTTGATCTGGCTATTTCCATCCGCATTTTGCGCTTTATAATGATGATCCTGGCCGGTTTGCTGGGCCTTTTCGGCGTGGCCGCAGGAGTGCTTGCCATCCTGATCCATCTCTCCGGGATGCGTTCTTTTGGAGTGCCGTACCTGGCCGGATTAACCCCTTTTCACCCTGATGACTGGAAAGATGTTTTTATCAGAGCACCGATATGGGTGATGAGCAGGCGTCCCGCAGAACTTTCCAAAAGCAACCGGAAACGGCAGGCGCCCGGTCTAAAGCCTGAACCGCCAGACCGGCACCATCAGGGGGGAAGATCTTGA
- a CDS encoding Ger(x)C family spore germination protein — protein MKRRIRLIILVFLICLIAGCWDMREVEDLGYVMAMAIDRNPQEQIRIIAQVPNPRVLGGGERGGITPGASIAAKPYRNYEGTGPTVFDALREISHESSRRLFFAQNRTLIFSEAMAEKGVNDVLDFLKRSVEIRRGLTMVFVARGEPAKILDTPNPHAILPALRIDDIVRWRGQTSRFAPVPLSRFLEALSMEGQEPYAGVIEVASNPKAQVKEGEKAAPEPSSTIRLTGAALFRNDRMAGFLDETETRGLLWVLNEVRGGQIVFPCPGQEEKKVTVEIMRANAKIEPEITEDGIIMTVKIREEGNLVEVEGPLDVSKPEVIKELDRLHAAAISNEVMAAVYKAQELGSDAFGFGEAFRRKFPREWKKIKKDWPEIFTGIKVRVQVVAHIRRIGMIGPPPLLVH, from the coding sequence TTGAAACGCCGCATCAGGTTGATTATACTGGTTTTTCTTATTTGCTTAATCGCCGGTTGCTGGGACATGCGGGAAGTAGAGGATCTCGGTTATGTTATGGCTATGGCCATCGATAGGAACCCTCAGGAGCAAATCCGGATCATTGCCCAGGTGCCCAATCCGCGTGTACTCGGAGGTGGAGAGCGGGGAGGAATTACACCCGGGGCCAGTATTGCTGCCAAGCCTTACCGCAACTATGAGGGAACCGGCCCCACCGTTTTTGATGCGCTGCGGGAGATTTCCCATGAATCATCCCGGCGGCTGTTTTTTGCCCAGAATCGTACCCTTATCTTCAGTGAAGCAATGGCTGAAAAAGGTGTGAATGATGTACTCGACTTTTTAAAACGCAGTGTAGAGATCCGGCGTGGTTTAACAATGGTCTTCGTTGCCCGCGGAGAACCGGCAAAAATACTCGATACTCCTAACCCCCATGCTATTTTACCGGCGCTCCGTATAGATGACATCGTGCGCTGGCGAGGACAAACTTCCAGGTTTGCACCTGTTCCTCTATCCCGGTTTTTGGAAGCTTTGAGCATGGAAGGACAGGAACCTTATGCAGGTGTAATTGAAGTGGCTTCAAACCCTAAGGCACAAGTCAAGGAGGGTGAAAAGGCAGCTCCCGAACCGTCCTCAACCATCCGGCTTACCGGGGCCGCCCTCTTCCGCAATGACCGTATGGCGGGGTTTCTTGATGAAACCGAAACTCGCGGACTTTTATGGGTACTCAACGAGGTGAGAGGAGGGCAAATTGTTTTCCCTTGCCCCGGCCAGGAGGAGAAAAAGGTTACCGTAGAAATTATGCGTGCCAATGCTAAGATTGAACCGGAAATTACAGAAGACGGAATTATTATGACGGTAAAAATCCGGGAAGAAGGTAACCTTGTTGAAGTGGAAGGACCCCTTGATGTCTCTAAACCGGAGGTAATTAAAGAACTGGACCGTTTGCACGCGGCGGCTATCAGCAATGAAGTAATGGCTGCCGTGTATAAAGCACAGGAATTGGGCTCCGACGCCTTCGGTTTCGGAGAAGCGTTCCGACGTAAATTCCCCCGGGAATGGAAGAAAATTAAGAAAGATTGGCCGGAAATTTTTACGGGCATTAAGGTACGCGTCCAAGTAGTTGCCCACATTCGACGCATCGGGATGATCGGCCCACCACCGCTTTTGGTTCATTAA
- a CDS encoding spore germination protein has product MFKKVIKKLLTENKKPSSGRQDQQQPVDADLNQVMRELKQHFGQTSDLVLRKLLVGSGTTSALVVYLENMVDLKVVNESIIAKLQVAPAEMMKDINVLAYSVLAVHKVNLSDDMNQVIQSILEGSTVIFIGGAGRAMIAVNPGYEKRSISSPEIEVNVEGPREAFIESRPVNLTMVRRRIKDSNLRFENFTIGTRSNTTVTLGYLQGITDPGIVEEARRRLKSIKIDGFLGMEIIQEYLKDQPLSVFPTIMKTERPEKVAACLLEGRVAIFADGYPYGMVAPITFTHFLQAGDDYYENFYFATFVRWMRILVFITTLTLPSLYVALVTHHWEMMPTSLALSIAGGREGVPFPVLVEALAMEFIFEILREAGVRLPRAVGQAVSIVGALVIGQSAVQAGLVSPGIVIVVAFTGIASFAIPIYTASIPFRILRFPLMVISSQVGIPGLVAGVLVIWGHMTSLTSFGVPYLAPLMPFQAKDMKDSLFRVPRWAMVTRPQSVPSMDPDRLDVYNVPPGEKNK; this is encoded by the coding sequence ATGTTCAAAAAGGTTATCAAAAAACTGCTGACCGAAAACAAAAAACCATCTTCCGGCCGCCAAGACCAACAACAACCGGTGGACGCCGATTTAAACCAGGTGATGAGAGAACTAAAACAACACTTTGGCCAAACCTCAGACCTGGTGTTGCGCAAACTGCTGGTGGGTTCCGGTACCACATCGGCCCTGGTGGTATACCTGGAAAACATGGTTGACCTCAAGGTAGTAAATGAAAGTATTATCGCCAAGTTACAGGTAGCCCCGGCGGAAATGATGAAAGATATCAATGTGCTGGCTTATTCCGTGCTGGCCGTCCACAAAGTAAACCTGAGTGATGATATGAACCAGGTGATCCAGTCCATCCTGGAGGGGAGTACCGTCATTTTTATCGGCGGTGCTGGCCGGGCTATGATTGCCGTCAACCCCGGCTATGAAAAAAGAAGCATTTCGTCCCCGGAAATTGAGGTCAACGTGGAGGGGCCCAGAGAGGCCTTTATAGAGAGCCGCCCGGTTAACTTGACTATGGTCCGTCGGCGGATTAAGGACAGCAACCTGCGTTTTGAAAACTTCACTATCGGCACCAGAAGCAACACCACCGTCACCCTGGGGTACCTACAGGGCATAACTGACCCCGGTATTGTAGAAGAAGCCAGGCGCCGGCTAAAATCCATCAAAATAGACGGCTTTTTAGGCATGGAGATAATACAAGAGTATCTAAAGGACCAGCCCCTGTCGGTTTTTCCCACCATTATGAAAACCGAAAGACCGGAAAAGGTGGCGGCCTGCCTTTTGGAAGGTCGGGTGGCCATATTTGCTGATGGCTACCCTTACGGTATGGTGGCCCCCATCACCTTTACCCATTTTCTACAGGCCGGTGACGATTATTATGAAAACTTTTACTTTGCCACCTTCGTGCGCTGGATGCGCATTCTTGTTTTTATCACCACCCTAACTTTGCCTTCTTTATATGTAGCCCTGGTGACCCATCACTGGGAGATGATGCCCACATCCCTGGCTTTAAGCATTGCCGGCGGTCGGGAAGGAGTACCTTTTCCAGTGCTGGTGGAAGCTCTGGCAATGGAGTTTATCTTTGAGATACTAAGGGAAGCCGGTGTCAGATTGCCCCGGGCAGTGGGGCAGGCAGTCAGCATTGTGGGGGCATTGGTAATTGGGCAATCGGCAGTGCAGGCAGGGCTGGTTTCCCCCGGTATTGTTATTGTTGTGGCCTTTACCGGTATTGCTTCCTTTGCCATTCCCATTTACACCGCATCAATCCCTTTCCGGATATTGCGGTTTCCTCTGATGGTTATTTCTTCTCAGGTTGGTATACCGGGGCTGGTGGCCGGGGTGCTGGTGATCTGGGGGCATATGACTTCCCTCACCTCTTTTGGAGTCCCCTACCTGGCCCCCTTAATGCCCTTTCAAGCTAAAGATATGAAAGACTCACTGTTTCGGGTTCCCCGCTGGGCGATGGTCACCCGGCCCCAATCTGTCCCGTCGATGGATCCGGACAGGTTAGATGTGTACAATGTTCCGCCGGGGGAGAAAAATAAATGA
- a CDS encoding Ger(x)C family spore germination protein → MKKLLVILVFLWSFLVSGCVEHKDINERDLVQGAVFDYNKHDQRYEVHVQIANNAAFNRGTTGGGQTQQTFFICDGAGNTVFEAIRDVSKNVNKRLFWSHCDVYIVGEELARRGIFPLIDYLMRDNEIREASLFFVSQAPLTELMSVKNVGAQVPLQTIKNMIDVGLSSHGTTFKKRIIELYQDLFTDNSCYVVPVVSVREPNKKSKGDIPKFHVSGAAVFKGDKMIGQLTPLEVRSYSFIANQIKDTVIPTMVQDKKETMEVIGSRAEIKPHIAGGRVSFTIKVKPRINYGEVAQPVNLADPGFARKTEQAFNETLRKELINSINRAKEMKADYFGLARQVQMADKELWKSVKDIWSEEVFPDVPINVEVDSKLIRTGLVISTKMEVGK, encoded by the coding sequence ATGAAAAAATTGCTGGTTATCTTAGTCTTTCTTTGGTCTTTTCTGGTGAGTGGTTGTGTGGAACACAAGGATATTAACGAACGGGACCTGGTACAGGGAGCGGTCTTTGATTATAACAAACATGATCAAAGGTATGAGGTGCATGTGCAAATAGCCAATAACGCCGCTTTTAACCGGGGAACCACCGGTGGTGGTCAGACTCAACAAACATTTTTTATTTGTGACGGTGCTGGGAATACCGTTTTCGAAGCTATTCGGGATGTATCCAAAAATGTCAATAAACGGCTATTCTGGTCCCATTGTGATGTCTACATTGTGGGGGAAGAACTGGCCCGGCGCGGTATTTTTCCACTCATTGATTATCTTATGCGGGATAATGAAATAAGGGAAGCATCTTTATTTTTTGTCAGTCAGGCCCCGTTAACTGAACTGATGTCAGTAAAGAACGTGGGGGCCCAGGTGCCCCTGCAAACGATAAAAAACATGATTGATGTTGGGCTCAGCAGCCACGGCACTACCTTTAAAAAAAGAATAATTGAGCTCTACCAGGATTTGTTTACGGATAACAGTTGCTACGTGGTGCCGGTGGTCAGTGTCAGGGAACCTAACAAGAAATCCAAAGGTGATATCCCCAAATTTCATGTATCCGGAGCGGCGGTATTTAAGGGTGACAAAATGATTGGGCAACTCACCCCTTTAGAAGTCAGAAGTTATTCATTCATTGCCAACCAAATCAAGGATACTGTGATTCCGACGATGGTTCAGGACAAAAAGGAAACAATGGAGGTGATTGGATCCAGGGCGGAAATCAAACCCCATATTGCAGGGGGGCGGGTTTCTTTTACCATTAAGGTAAAACCCAGAATCAATTACGGCGAAGTAGCTCAACCGGTGAACCTGGCAGACCCCGGATTTGCTAGGAAGACGGAACAAGCCTTTAATGAGACGCTGCGTAAAGAATTGATAAACAGCATTAACCGGGCTAAAGAGATGAAAGCAGATTATTTTGGCCTGGCCAGGCAGGTTCAAATGGCCGACAAAGAATTATGGAAAAGTGTTAAAGATATTTGGTCAGAGGAAGTTTTTCCGGATGTACCCATCAATGTAGAGGTGGATTCCAAGTTAATCAGAACCGGGCTGGTTATTTCCACCAAAATGGAGGTGGGCAAGTGA
- a CDS encoding GerAB/ArcD/ProY family transporter, which translates to MNKSNNLISSRQTVFLILTSILTTVDVFLPAEVARYAGRDAWMSAILATFIGYFIYRVIVALCLLFPDYSLAGFNRLLLGKYLGGVLTVFYIIAMLTVSTGVTVQFAVIMGTAFKPESSPYIWYLMVLIPALYVTSLGIHVPARMNELLLPFGLIMLLGVMVLNIPEMDFKEYLPMFYHGYLPLVKGAFVSGAKLAYSVMILALIPFIEKKKKLPRQGLPAFICVGLALLAGTTAIALMGPKLTAMTLFPALELVRHIDIGFLTRLDVIMMAIWHTGFFIFLCVSIYFAASLTRELFNLRGYKLILWIYGLVIFIGANIYITSVPLIRFLLGIPLAVLLYTVGLVIPLFLYLIARFRGYSKKKAT; encoded by the coding sequence GTGAATAAGAGTAATAACCTGATAAGCTCCAGGCAAACGGTGTTTTTAATCCTCACCAGTATACTGACCACGGTGGATGTGTTTTTACCGGCTGAAGTTGCCAGATATGCCGGGCGGGATGCCTGGATGTCGGCTATCCTGGCTACTTTTATCGGTTACTTTATTTACCGGGTGATTGTAGCCTTGTGCCTTTTATTTCCTGATTACTCCCTGGCCGGGTTTAATCGTCTGTTGCTGGGTAAGTATTTAGGAGGGGTACTGACAGTTTTTTATATTATAGCGATGCTGACTGTTAGTACCGGGGTTACAGTTCAGTTTGCCGTGATCATGGGTACTGCCTTTAAACCTGAGAGTTCGCCATATATCTGGTACCTGATGGTATTAATTCCGGCCCTTTATGTTACTTCCCTGGGTATTCATGTACCCGCCAGGATGAATGAATTACTGCTGCCTTTTGGTTTAATCATGCTTTTGGGGGTAATGGTGTTAAATATACCGGAAATGGATTTTAAGGAGTATTTACCGATGTTCTATCACGGTTACTTGCCGCTTGTTAAAGGAGCCTTTGTTTCTGGGGCTAAGCTGGCCTATTCGGTCATGATTTTGGCCTTGATACCGTTCATTGAAAAAAAGAAAAAATTACCCCGCCAAGGATTACCTGCTTTTATTTGTGTGGGTTTAGCTTTGCTGGCCGGTACCACTGCCATTGCCCTGATGGGGCCTAAACTGACTGCTATGACCCTTTTCCCGGCCCTGGAGCTGGTACGCCATATAGATATAGGTTTTCTCACCCGGCTGGATGTCATTATGATGGCCATCTGGCATACCGGTTTTTTTATTTTCCTTTGCGTCAGCATTTACTTTGCAGCTTCTTTAACAAGAGAACTGTTCAACCTGAGAGGCTATAAGTTGATACTCTGGATTTATGGCCTGGTAATCTTCATTGGGGCTAACATTTATATTACTAGTGTACCGTTAATTCGTTTTCTGCTGGGAATACCTCTGGCGGTTTTGTTGTATACAGTGGGTTTGGTGATACCTCTGTTTTTGTATTTAATAGCCAGGTTCAGGGGTTATTCTAAAAAAAAGGCAACATAA
- a CDS encoding NAD(P)/FAD-dependent oxidoreductase, with product MRVAIIGAGISGLACAHELEQLGIFPDVFEERSRSGELFSHVGGLLQLMNRPVHDQLEWLAKDYNIKIKPLATWRKITMHSPKVTRVVTSPRFGYFVERGQGEKSLESQLSRSLKTRIHYNCRANYSELAREYDYVVVATGNREVAASLGIWKNIFTTLVRGAMVLGNFNPEELIMWVNNDYALGAYAYLTPFSPTRASLVLIHANAKKEEMERHWETFLKKEKLDKLHINENFLLSHVAGTVYPHQVDNIILVGAAGGFMESFLGFGTVSCLRSGVLAARAIAKHQPYGKIVKHLDQEMRRSVRLREIINTMRNDDYDRLITFGTLPVVKQLIYRTNFPILKYAGDILELVRVDWTQKSILPPTPGNPNK from the coding sequence ATGCGAGTTGCCATTATCGGAGCCGGTATATCCGGTCTGGCCTGTGCCCATGAATTGGAACAGCTGGGCATTTTCCCGGATGTATTTGAGGAGCGCTCCCGTTCGGGAGAGCTCTTCTCACATGTGGGGGGACTGCTGCAACTGATGAACCGTCCGGTGCACGATCAACTGGAATGGTTGGCTAAAGATTATAACATTAAAATAAAGCCCCTAGCCACCTGGAGGAAAATTACCATGCACTCTCCCAAGGTGACCAGAGTGGTTACATCCCCCAGGTTTGGTTATTTCGTGGAACGGGGGCAGGGGGAAAAATCCCTGGAAAGCCAACTTTCCCGCAGCCTTAAAACCCGGATCCACTACAACTGCCGGGCTAATTACAGCGAACTGGCCCGGGAATATGACTATGTGGTGGTGGCCACCGGCAACCGGGAAGTAGCGGCCAGCCTGGGAATTTGGAAAAATATTTTTACAACCCTGGTACGGGGAGCCATGGTGCTGGGGAATTTTAACCCGGAGGAGCTGATTATGTGGGTGAATAACGACTACGCCTTGGGAGCCTATGCCTATTTAACCCCCTTTAGCCCCACCCGAGCCAGCCTTGTGCTGATCCATGCCAATGCCAAGAAGGAAGAAATGGAAAGGCACTGGGAAACATTTTTAAAAAAAGAAAAATTAGACAAACTCCATATTAACGAAAATTTCCTGCTGTCCCACGTTGCCGGCACAGTTTATCCCCATCAGGTGGATAATATCATTTTAGTGGGGGCAGCCGGGGGTTTTATGGAATCCTTCCTGGGCTTTGGCACCGTGTCCTGCCTGCGCAGCGGTGTGCTGGCGGCCCGGGCCATTGCCAAACACCAACCCTACGGTAAGATAGTTAAACACCTGGACCAGGAAATGAGAAGATCGGTACGCCTCCGGGAGATTATCAACACCATGCGCAATGATGACTATGATCGTCTGATCACCTTTGGTACCCTGCCGGTGGTTAAACAGTTAATTTACCGTACCAATTTTCCGATTTTAAAGTATGCCGGTGATATCTTAGAATTGGTACGCGTAGACTGGACCCAAAAAAGTATTCTGCCGCCGACACCGGGAAACCCCAATAAATAA
- a CDS encoding ABC transporter substrate-binding protein, with the protein MVQRYRKLLFGLLVVVVLGSLSTFGVRTYILNSKQTEVWDKIRLVELEHSLLALPHYIATAQGFYQEQKLKVEPVKAEISLDQSKLEEQDIVLLGNLSETLFTRPLGTGGDLVAFAQLARRDGTFLVGRNNDEAFDWDKVKRKTILGDAPDEQSNIILEEALRQNKLSLQHQVIIIQNLPPELKEGAFEAEVGHFAQMAEPMASKVEAKGLGHVVASLGSTVEPIPALVLAAPPAYLKQQSNAVQKLVNGLCKGMLWLDYHSTKEAAKVAAPYFPGLNETTLIKIIDRYKKIGLWDKSPVIAKGDYERLQDYVRRAGELTNPVAYADGVNNKFAAKAGKTVRYIPPEQQKEPTLWEKIRRLCFGEPSGDEMFDSAYKVILF; encoded by the coding sequence ATGGTGCAAAGGTATCGAAAGTTGCTATTTGGGCTTTTGGTTGTTGTCGTGCTGGGTAGTTTAAGTACCTTTGGGGTGCGGACTTATATTTTAAATAGTAAGCAGACTGAGGTATGGGACAAAATTAGATTGGTGGAGTTGGAACATTCATTACTGGCCCTACCCCATTACATTGCCACCGCCCAGGGGTTTTATCAGGAGCAAAAATTAAAGGTGGAGCCGGTCAAGGCAGAAATTTCCCTAGATCAATCCAAGCTTGAGGAGCAAGACATAGTGCTGCTGGGTAATCTTAGTGAAACTCTGTTCACCCGTCCTTTGGGCACCGGGGGAGATTTGGTGGCTTTTGCCCAGCTGGCTCGCCGGGACGGCACTTTTCTGGTGGGTCGAAACAATGACGAGGCATTTGACTGGGATAAAGTAAAACGCAAAACTATCCTGGGGGATGCACCGGATGAACAATCTAATATCATTTTGGAAGAGGCCTTGCGGCAAAACAAGCTTTCCCTGCAACATCAAGTTATCATCATTCAAAATCTACCCCCGGAGTTAAAGGAGGGAGCCTTTGAAGCTGAAGTGGGCCATTTTGCCCAGATGGCCGAGCCAATGGCCAGCAAAGTTGAGGCCAAAGGCTTGGGCCATGTGGTGGCATCCCTGGGCTCCACAGTGGAGCCAATTCCCGCCCTGGTGCTAGCGGCCCCGCCGGCTTATTTAAAACAGCAAAGTAACGCCGTACAAAAACTAGTCAACGGCCTGTGCAAGGGCATGCTGTGGCTGGATTACCACAGCACAAAAGAAGCAGCCAAAGTAGCGGCCCCCTATTTTCCCGGGCTAAATGAAACCACCCTGATCAAAATTATTGATCGGTATAAAAAAATTGGCCTGTGGGATAAATCGCCGGTGATTGCCAAAGGGGACTACGAGCGATTGCAGGATTATGTGCGGCGGGCCGGTGAGTTAACCAACCCGGTGGCTTATGCCGATGGGGTAAACAATAAATTCGCCGCCAAAGCCGGCAAGACCGTGCGTTACATTCCGCCGGAGCAGCAAAAGGAACCTACCCTGTGGGAAAAAATAAGACGCTTATGTTTTGGAGAACCATCAGGGGATGAGATGTTTGACAGCGCATATAAAGTAATCCTTTTCTAA
- a CDS encoding TIGR04086 family membrane protein, with protein MSKLTFVRWNKYGGPGEKMFKKGAVGAGLVRGFSVMLAVFFMLGFVVAVTSQPVYNFSTAILVTFLAAAMLGAIKAGAVAGIRGWQHGGMTGVIFGMLLALMGFALGLPIFDPVLITAAMGALGIIGGIIGVNLPRSKRRLLRRNAFM; from the coding sequence TTGAGCAAACTAACCTTTGTACGCTGGAATAAATACGGGGGGCCGGGTGAAAAGATGTTTAAAAAAGGCGCCGTGGGGGCCGGCCTGGTCCGGGGTTTCAGTGTTATGCTGGCGGTCTTTTTTATGCTTGGCTTTGTGGTGGCGGTAACCAGCCAACCGGTATACAACTTCTCCACGGCCATTCTAGTTACCTTTTTGGCCGCTGCCATGTTAGGAGCAATCAAAGCCGGTGCCGTCGCCGGCATCAGGGGCTGGCAACACGGGGGCATGACCGGTGTGATCTTTGGTATGTTGTTGGCATTGATGGGCTTCGCCCTGGGTCTGCCCATATTTGACCCGGTGTTAATAACTGCCGCCATGGGTGCCCTGGGCATCATCGGCGGCATCATCGGCGTAAACCTGCCCCGCAGCAAACGCCGCCTGCTACGCCGGAATGCTTTTATGTAG